The genomic region CGAGGACACCCACGGCGCCGAGTGCGGCACCTGCCTGCGCGAGCTCTACTACACCTACCGGCAGACCAAGGCGGGCAAGACTCCCGCGCAGATCCGCGCCGGCATCATCAAGGGCGAGTGGGAGAAGATCGACCTGCAGGCCGCCGCCTCCATGCAATAGCCTCTCTGGACGCTCCCGGAAGTGCACCAATTCTGGTGCAATCGGGCCGGGTTGACGCGCCCGGCGCTTGCGCGTATAAACAAAAAGCTCTGCGGACCCTCAGCCCCCGGCAGCCGGAAGCATCTCTGAGCCTTTTCCACAATGGAACAGGCCGTCTCCCCTGCTCCCAGGCGCGAAGGTGCAATTCGATGAAGAAGAAAGGCGCAGGAAGAGTTAAATCTTCCTCAGCTAAATCTAAGAAACATAAGGGTGTTAGGAAGGCAGGTCGAGGAGGCAAGAAGGCCGCGCCTGCACCCCCGCGCCGCCCTTCGCTGATGGACGATCCGCGTTTTGCACAGGCTGTGCAAAACTATGAGGCCGGCCTCAAGGCCCTGCAGGAGCACAAATTCGAGCGCGCCAAGGCCCTGCTGGAGAAGGTAGTGGCCGGCTCCATCAAGGAACTCTCCGACCGCGCTGCCGTCCACCTCAACACTTGTCACCAACACCTGGCCCGGGCCAGCACCAGCTTCAAGACCCCGGAGGAGCACTACGACTTCGCCGTCTCGCTGATGAACAGCGGCGACTATGAGGGCGCGCGCAGCCACCTGGAGAAGATCGTCAAGCAGTCTCCCAAGGCCGACTACGGCTGGTACGGCCTGGCCGTGCTGGACTGCCTCTGCGGGCACGTCGAGGACTCCCTCAAGCACCTGCAGCAGGCC from Terriglobales bacterium harbors:
- a CDS encoding tetratricopeptide repeat protein → MQNYEAGLKALQEHKFERAKALLEKVVAGSIKELSDRAAVHLNTCHQHLARASTSFKTPEEHYDFAVSLMNSGDYEGARSHLEKIVKQSPKADYGWYGLAVLDCLCGHVEDSLKHLQQATRLNPGLRFQARNDSDFQNLADDPRFTELLYPEEGAAEPTPAPEKKR